A genomic segment from Acyrthosiphon pisum isolate AL4f chromosome A3, pea_aphid_22Mar2018_4r6ur, whole genome shotgun sequence encodes:
- the LOC100159483 gene encoding rac GTPase-activating protein 1 yields the protein MDQLSLTMKYDEHFRHVLALLDTTVERDYKAKIISLDVLSVQFKDHGSDKEIMKKKLQEMRIECERLMHNLKSSNRLLDEANKEKRHAEVERDNMAQKLENFYRLFNSANNSNINRSGSPVFQCEAERFDQIPRQDTTESVLSDISYSRVEDSLDSDKNFEDAMDRWEPEVFDTVKRKRTSGLSNPNGMRKEIETTTTTSSTQIVATTTVTMQPFTRNISAKSIIETKPSNLFPTPSAPPISDSLDSFDSDPYGNENNQNIPNTIHSSSALNKLNNRAHNFTQKSVIIPEICGPCGKKVKFNRVVVKCLDCKATAHLEHKDKIPLPCIPVKSTPSKNGGRIADYSPMVNGRPMIPALVIHCVNEIEQRGFDTVGLYRIPGSEKDVKALKEKFRKGVPNLSDVDIHVVCGCFKDFLRTLDDPLIPHYDWKTFTDAVRNSKDETEHRLYQAISLLPPPNRNTLAYIMLHLQKVAATPDCKMPVGNLARVFGPTIVGYSSEVSENLYFDCELSNKVVEEMLKLSPDYWSNFLNNLVPLRAQNTPVKRTSSRPLQPTHTPMSKNNRIFGSSTKRRYLESPRSVKAARIKQLESKKK from the exons ATGGATCAATTATCATTAACCATGAAATATGATGAACATTTCAGAcatgtgttggctttattggACACTACTGTGGAAAGAG acTATAAAGCCAAAATCATATCATTGGATGTACTCAGTGTACAATTTAAAGATCATGGAAGTGACAAAgaaataatgaagaaaaaactACAGGAAATGCGTATTGAGTGTGAACGACTTATGCATAATCTTAAAAGTTCCAATCGATTATTAGATGAAGCAAATAAGGAAAAGAGGCATGCTGAAGTTGAACGGGACAATATG gcccagaaacttgaaaatttctaTAGATTATTTAATAGCGCTAATAATTCCAACATAAATCGATCTGGTTCTCCAGTATTTCAATGTGAAGCAGAAAGGTTTGATCAAATACCACGTCAAGATACAactg AATCCGTATTATCAGACATAAGTTATTCAAGGGTAGAAGACAGTTTGGATTCTGACAAGAATTTTGAAGATGCTATGGATCGCTGGGAACCTGAAGTATTTGATACCGTAAAAAGAAAACGAACATCCGGTCTTTCAAACCCCAATGGAATGAGGAAAGAAATTGAa ACTACTACAACTACCTCGTCAACTCAAATAGTTGCAACCACTACTGTGACAATGCAGCCATTCACAAGAAATATCAGTGCAAAATCTATTATTGAAACCAAACCATCTAACCTTTTTCCAACACCCAGTGCACCACCTATATCTG aTTCTTTGGATTCATTTGACTCTGATCCATATggtaatgaaaataatcaaaatattcctAACACAATACATTCAAGTTCAGCACTTAATAAATTGAACAATAGAGCTCACAATTTTACTCAAAAAAGTGTTATTATTCCAGAAATATGTGGCCCGTGTGggaaaaa AGTTAAATTCAATCGTGTTGTGGTGAAATGCTTAGACTGCAAAGCAACAGCACATTTGGAACACAAAGATAAAATTCCTTTACCGTGTATTCCTGTAAAAAGTACACCAAGCAAAAATGGC ggGCGAATAGCTGATTATTCGCCAATGGTTAATGGCCGCCCAATGATACCTGCATTAGTCATCCATTGTGTGAACGAAATTGAACAAAGAGGATTTGATACTGTTGGACTGTACAGAATACCAGGTTCAGAAAAAGACGTTAAAGCACTGAAGGAAAAATTCCGTAAAGGAGTACCTAATTTGTCTGATGTTGACATACATGTTGTGTGTGGTTGCTTTAAAGATTTCTTGAGGACTCTTGATGATCCACTAATTCCCCACTATGATTGGAAAACTTTTACTGATGCTGTCAGAAATTCAAAAGATGAAACTGAACACAGGCTATATCAAGCCATATCACTATTGCCACCGCCCAATCGTAACACACTCGCATACATAATGTTGCATCTACAAAA agttgCTGCGACACCCGACTGCAAAATGCCTGTTGGAAATTTAGCACGAGTATTTGGTCCAACAATTGTTGGTTATTCGAGCGAAGTTTCTGAAAATCTGTATTTTGATTGCGAATTGAGTAAtaaa gtCGTTGAAGAAATGCTGAAGCTATCGCCTGACTATTGgtcaaattttttaaacaatttagtaCCTCTGCGTGCACAAAATACACCAGTGAAACGCACTTCTTCTCGTCCATTACAGCCCACTCATACGCCAATGTCTAAAAACAACAGAATTTTTGGTTCTAG CACAAAAAGACGATATTTGGAATCTCCGCGATCAGTCAAGGCTGCTAGAATCAAACAacttgaatcaaaaaaaaaataa
- the LOC100573877 gene encoding uncharacterized protein LOC100573877, whose translation MNIMRHKLISSRWKCIIIVSSIFLTLNTVVFGVPLSMSYSNQENIMNEHLVHEKEYDKKLANTSCIVNGSKYGEGEYTPGAGPCEECICHPPNVVCSMMKCPINTGCITIQLPNKCCPKYKCDCEHKGKQYNNGEKINKSDESECRVCFCNGGEIVCTSIVCYTRNDCQGYYLPGDCCPKYDNCSSTSIEQKPKESMSSKKSNNRNIDYWSHTTEQNYYDDSIWKRDTVKIQKQELTTVTNFVTKMPIYETDKVISDIHTSLPNNYFEELDASTSDSILEKNISFKESDDVNDLVTVGELFENSKTSFLGFEIDNFTTNVETTDTSFITNNTTSEIVPQFEELFDTTTNIDNSVIITDQNGTETIIGLTEEPATEEISNSAPETSSTQVEIFNPNDLILDTEKPMIELSTITSEIDVTTEMDYEGSREATTPRSPDKSTIGTPHKLIMDTLQKTIEDEINTENTFTDLEDTTDMFGPNFGYKTQTHQISFDSNSDSTQIKKNIYTTMLPNILTTLKNIKETTTESPQNELLNRPFSNSKIKKIKNNISENKEYNLKNVSVNTNNATEMYNDTNFLELEQNNAESCVNNSCTNSSKLNDELFDPQSELTSTTPFIIETKLLPIQDSIRSVIKKITYPKEYPDEFETIQNGPSLTITKSTYTSIPDIVYTTTTMVTLPTLDLIYKADKEIEKYLDGIQSTTIKPNNSLGPLRNVSFLNST comes from the exons AT gaACATCATGAGACATAAGTTAATAAGTTCAAGatggaaatgtattattattgtttcaagtaTTTTCTTGACATTAAATACCGTGGTATTTGGAG TGCCATTAAGTATGTCATATTCAaatcaagaaaatattatgaatgaacATTTAGTACACGAAAAAGAATACGATAAAAAACTTGCTAACACAAGCTGTATAGTCAATGGTTCAAAATATGGAGAAGGTGAATATACACCTGGAGCAGGTCCATGTGAAGAATGTATTTGCCATCCACCAAATGTTGTATGTTCAATGATGAAATGTCCAATAAATACTGGTTGCATTACAATTCAGTTACCAAATAAATGCTGTCCAAAGTACAAATGTG attGTGAACATAAAggtaaacagtataataatggagaaaaaattaataaatctgaTGAATCAGAATGTAGAGTGTGTTTTTGCAATGGTGGAGAAATAGTATGCACTTCTATTGTATGTTACACTAGAAATGACTGTCAAGGATATTATTTACCAGGAGATTGTTGTCCTAAATATGATAATTGCTCGTCAACttcaatag aacaaaaaCCAAAAGAATCAATGAGTTCTAAGAAATCgaataatagaaatattgatTACTGGTCACATACTACAGAACAGAATTACTACGATGACAGCATTTGGAAAAGAGATacagtaaaaattcaaaaacaagaATTGACTACAGTTACAAATTTTGTGACAAAAATGCCTATATATGAAACTGATAAAGTAATTAGCGACATACACACTTcattaccaaataattattttgaagaatTAGATGCTTCAACATCAGATtcaatacttgaaaaaaatattagtttcaaAGAATCAGATGATGTTAATGATTTAGTAACTGTGGGTGAACtctttgaaaattcaaaaacttcATTTTTAGGTTTTGAAATAGATAATTTTACAACAAATGTAGAAACCACTGATACAAGCTttataacaaacaatacaaCTTCAGAAATTGTACCTCAATTTGAAGAATTATTTGATACTAcaacaaatattgataattcAGTAATAATAACTGATCAAAATGGTACTGAAACTATTATAGGGTTGACAGAGGAACCGGCTACTGAAGAAATTAGTAACTCAGCACCTGAAACAAGTAGTACTCAGGTTGAAATTTTTAATccaaatgatttaatattagatacaGAAAAACCAATGATTGAACTTTCCACTATAACATCTGAAATTGACGTAACAACTGAAATGGATTATGAAGGGTCAAGGGAAGCAACTACACCAAGATCACCTGATAAATCAACAATTGGTACAcctcataaattaattatggaCACTCTACAAAAAACAATTGAGGATGaaataaatacagaaaatacatttacagATTTAGAAGATACAACAGATATGTTTGGACCAAATTTTGGCTATAAAACACAAACACATCAGATTTCCTTTGATTCAAATTCAGATAgcacacaaattaaaaaaaatatttatacaacaatgtTACCTAACATATTAACaaccttaaaaaatataaaagaaacaaCCACAGAATCTCCCCAAAATGAATTACTCAATAGACCATTCAGTAAttcaaagataaaaaaaattaaaaataatatttcagaaaataaagaatataatctaaaaaatgtatctgtTAATACAAATAATGCAACTGAAATGTATAATGACACTAATTTTCTGGAATTAGAGCAAAATAATGCTGAATCGTGTGTAAATAATAGTTGTACCAATTCTTCAAAACTAAATGATGAACTATTCGACCCTCAATCAGAGTTAACTTCAACTACTCCTTTTATTAtcgaaacaaaattattaccaATTCAAGACTCTATTCgttcagttattaaaaaaatcacatatcCTAAAGAATATCCTGACGAATTTGAAACAATTCAAAATGGACCATCTTTGACTATAACAAAAAGTACATACACAAGCATCCCAGACATAGTTTATACGACAACAACAATGGTTACTTTGCCAactttagatttaatttataaagctGATAAAGAAATTGAGAAATATTTAGATGGAATTCAATCAACAACTATTAAACCAAATAATAGTTTAGGTCCACTTcgaaatgtatcatttttaaactCAACTTAA
- the LOC100573954 gene encoding ATP synthase subunit s, mitochondrial yields the protein MKMLKTLQYNFLKINTIGTNKRCLWQWVDDTFNSLDEDRIKEIGPNLACAEWLMKNGAQVRWKGCKEFVSHYNCLPNITSCNLGQFLIEQVYAGKEASISHIGFNYFKNCKNISEVEFVGCNTIDNKALSKLNILKDYLTNLKINGCINVSDQGIMSLEQLQALKYLELKNLQFLSEPEATIDHLKRKLPECNVQYYNE from the exons ATGAAGATGTTAAAaactttacaatataattttttaaaaataaatacaattggaACGAATAAACGTTGTTTATGGCAATGGGTTGATGACACATTCAACAG tttggatGAAGATCGTATCAAGGAAATTGGCCCTAACTTGGCATGTGCTGAATGGCTTATGAAAAATGGCGCACAAGTTAGATGGAAAGGTTGTAAAGAATTTGTCAGTCATTACAATTGCTTACCTAATATAACATCATGTAACCTCGGACAGTTTTTAATAGAACAAGTTTATGCTGGAAAAGAAGCTTCAATCTCACATAtaggatttaattatttta aaaactgTAAGAATATTTCTGAAGTGGAATTTGTTGGATGTAACACGATTGATAATAAAGCATTGAGTAAACTTAATATCTTGAAAGATTACTTGactaatttgaaaattaatggcTGTATAAATGTTTCTGATCAAGGAATAATGTCATTGGAACAACTCCA ggcattaaaatatttggagttgaaaaatttacaatttttaagtgaacCAGAAGCAACAATTGATCATCTGAAAAGAAAGCTGCCAGAAtgcaatgtacaatattataatgaatga
- the LOC100164287 gene encoding uncharacterized protein LOC100164287 precursor: MNLFMTVVVLGTCMMAVCLAMPQGGKDGAIFSNEAIRQAQSTHLIPQNAQIQKVQEGVEVVAYESIPGSQAINLFEILGDHVPPEVVSNLQTQVDQVGKQ, encoded by the coding sequence ATGAATCTGTTTATGACCGTTGTGGTTTTGGGTACGTGCATGATGGCTGTGTGCCTGGCAATGCCTCAAGGAGGTAAAGATGGTGCAATATTTTCAAACGAAGCCATCAGACAAGCACAGAGTACACATCTTATACCGCAAAATGCTCAGATTCAGAAGGTCCAAGAAGGCGTAGAGGTGGTCGCATACGAGTCGATACCTGGGTCACAGGCCATCAACCTGTTCGAAATCCTCGGCGACCACGTACCTCCAGAGGTGGTCAGCAACCTGCAAACCCAAGTTGATCAAGTTGGAAAACAGTGA